A genomic stretch from Erwinia sp. E_sp_B01_1 includes:
- the hpxZ gene encoding oxalurate catabolism protein HpxZ — MKSEYIDRPAILAEVTAAFYRYEQALVSNDTVVLDELFWHDARTVRLGAGENLYGIEEIRAFRASRPSRGLDRDLRHTVITTFGEDYAVCSTEFTREGTDKIGRQQQTWVKMPCGWRIVAAQVSVMS; from the coding sequence ATGAAAAGTGAATATATCGATCGCCCGGCTATTCTGGCTGAAGTCACTGCCGCCTTTTATCGCTATGAACAGGCCCTGGTCAGCAACGACACTGTGGTGCTGGACGAGCTGTTCTGGCACGACGCCAGGACAGTGCGTCTTGGCGCCGGTGAAAACCTTTATGGTATTGAGGAGATCCGCGCCTTTCGGGCTTCCCGCCCTTCCAGAGGGCTGGATCGTGATTTACGCCATACGGTGATCACCACCTTTGGGGAAGATTACGCCGTGTGCAGCACGGAGTTCACCCGCGAAGGGACCGATAAAATCGGCCGCCAGCAGCAGACATGGGTAAAAATGCCCTGCGGCTGGCGTATCGTCGCCGCTCAGGTCAGCGTTATGAGCTGA
- a CDS encoding AtzE family amidohydrolase has product MNPASLPISELQSALAKGEFSAREIARQTLDNIEQLNPAINAWTQVTQDRMLNEAARIDRLRKEGHTLPPLAAVPYAVKNLFDVAGHPTLAGASLFSDRPLAKQDGWAVNKLAESGALLSGMLNMDAYAYGFTTENSHYGATRNPRDLQRIAGGSSGGSAAAVAAGLVNFSLGTDTNGSIRVPASLCGIFGLKPTFGRLSRSGSHPFVASLDHIGPFARSTEDLAIVYDALQGRDPQDSFQAEKAIHPAHRLLEHGLDNLRFGVLGGYFQTWCNDDARAAVAVAAKALNAQDEVLFPETELARTSAFIITAAEGGNAYLPALRNSPERFEPLSRERLLAGAMIPSAWYVQAQRFRHHFKQQVLPLFDRFDVLIAPATPSSATLIGQETMQINGTDLPIRASMGMLTQPISFLGLPVTTVPLQTPGGLPMGLQLIAAPFKEEACLRAAWALEKMGIAKAAPANLSA; this is encoded by the coding sequence AGGCGAGTTCAGCGCCCGCGAAATCGCCCGGCAGACGCTGGACAACATTGAACAGCTGAACCCGGCGATCAACGCCTGGACTCAGGTGACGCAGGACCGCATGCTGAATGAGGCGGCCCGGATCGATCGCCTGCGCAAAGAGGGGCACACGCTGCCCCCGCTGGCCGCCGTGCCTTATGCGGTAAAAAATCTGTTTGATGTTGCCGGTCATCCCACGCTGGCCGGAGCCAGTTTATTCAGCGACCGTCCGCTGGCGAAGCAGGACGGCTGGGCGGTAAACAAACTGGCTGAATCCGGTGCCCTGCTGTCAGGGATGCTGAATATGGATGCCTACGCTTACGGCTTCACCACCGAAAACAGCCACTATGGCGCGACGAGAAACCCCCGCGATCTGCAACGTATTGCCGGAGGTTCCTCGGGCGGTTCAGCCGCTGCCGTGGCCGCTGGCCTGGTGAACTTCTCCCTGGGAACAGATACCAACGGTTCAATCCGCGTGCCTGCCTCACTGTGTGGCATCTTTGGTCTGAAACCGACGTTTGGCCGCCTCTCCCGCAGCGGCAGCCATCCCTTTGTCGCCAGCCTGGATCACATTGGCCCTTTTGCCCGCAGCACAGAAGATCTGGCGATAGTGTACGACGCCCTGCAGGGGCGCGATCCGCAGGACAGCTTCCAGGCTGAAAAAGCGATTCATCCCGCGCACCGGTTGCTGGAGCACGGGCTGGATAACCTGCGCTTTGGCGTGCTGGGCGGCTATTTTCAGACCTGGTGCAATGACGATGCCCGTGCCGCCGTCGCAGTTGCCGCTAAGGCGCTGAATGCTCAGGATGAAGTGCTGTTTCCCGAAACCGAACTGGCCCGCACTTCCGCCTTTATTATTACTGCTGCCGAAGGTGGCAATGCTTACCTGCCCGCGCTCCGAAACTCACCGGAACGCTTTGAACCGCTGTCTCGCGAACGTCTGCTGGCCGGGGCGATGATCCCTTCAGCCTGGTATGTGCAGGCTCAGCGCTTCCGTCACCATTTCAAACAGCAGGTGCTGCCGTTGTTTGATCGGTTCGATGTGCTGATTGCTCCAGCCACCCCGTCCAGTGCCACCCTGATCGGTCAGGAAACGATGCAGATCAACGGTACCGATTTGCCGATTCGCGCCAGTATGGGAATGCTGACGCAGCCGATCTCCTTCCTCGGCCTGCCGGTGACTACGGTGCCGCTACAGACACCTGGCGGTTTGCCGATGGGTTTACAGCTGATTGCCGCGCCGTTTAAAGAAGAAGCCTGCCTGCGCGCAGCATGGGCGCTGGAAAAAATGGGCATTGCCAAAGCCGCGCCCGCTAACCTGAGTGCCTGA